The genomic region GGCCAGCCGATAGGTTTTGTTGCCCTCCCAATTGCGCGCCTCGACCGCGCAATAGGTCAGCGCGACGAGCGCCTGATAAGCGGCTTTGCCTGCTTTGTCCATCTTCTGCTTCGAGGTAGCCCGCAGCTTGTCGAAGAGTGCTGGGAGGCTCATGAGGTCCGGAGCCGCGCCCTCGACGGCCCCGGCTTCGTACAACGTGTCGGCGCTGCCCTGCAGACCGTTCCATCGCTCAAGCCAGGCGTCCAGTGGTTCCTGCACACGTGCCCCGTCAGACGCCAGGGCAGCAACGGCATCAGCCACCTGCTGGATTCGATGCGCTCCCGAACCCATAAGGCCCCGGGTCGTGAATTCGGTCAGACGCAGGAGCGTCTCGAGAGCAAGCTTGAGATACTGCCGGACCTGGAGGCTTGCCCATACGCCGCGTGCCAGCTCAATCTCGTCGATATCGACCTTGGTGCCATCAGGAGCGAGCCCGCTGCCCATGGCATGTCGCAACATGGCCTCGGGAACGAAACCCTTGGGGGCGCCAGCATCATTCTCCGCAGCGATGATGGCTCGCAACGCAAGTGCGATGCCCTGGTGACGCCCCGTCCATTCCGCCGTGAGTTCTTTTGGCTTGGCATCGGGCGACGGGAAATACTGCCCGAGAAATGCTTCCTGCTCCTTCGGATGCGGCATATCAAGATGCAGCAGAGGATACAGTTCGGGCACGCGAGACGGCGCAATATCAAGCGCTTCCGGGTCCTCGAGCCACCTTACCAGTTGCCGCGTGCTTTCCGGGTCGTCACTCTTGGAAATCTCGTGTTCCAGATGCTCAGCAAAGGCGTCGGCGAGGCTGTGACCGGCATCGGTCAGTCTGTAGAAGCCCTTGATGTCGGTGGCGTACGCAAGGAATCCCAGGCCGGTGACGATGCTCGGCCTGTACTGGGGTGCAGTCATCAGGTAGGCGCCGCGCGCCGTGTTGACTTCCCCTGTTGCCTTCTTTTTTTCCGCCTGCGCCTTGCTAAGGATATCCTTGAGCCGCAACGTGACCGGCTCGTCACCTTCGGGCCATTCCCGGTCAGTGCCCGGCAGGCCGCTTCGTTTCGAACGGTTGCACCACACCAGAAGCAGGTCAATCTTCTCCAGAGCGCCCACGGCGAGCTCCCGTCGTTTCTCGGTCTGCTCCTCGGGCATTGCAAGGGCACGCTCGCGTGCCAACCGGACCATCCAGCACAGGGCCGAGTACACCCGGATGGAATCTGCAACGTTATTGATGCCAAAAAACATCGTCCGGTAGAGGGCCATGTTGGCGCTCTGCAGGCCGAGCGGGTCGATGATGGTCGCCGTCTTGGCGCGGGTCGTAAAGACAGGGCTGGCGTGCATGTCACTTGCTCCAGTCGATGTACAGGTCACGCGACACGTTGAATCCTTGAAGCTTCGCGTGACGGATTCCCGCAAAGACCGGCTTCCCGCATGCCGAGTGAATCGTCACCTGGTGCGTCTCGAGCGCTCTCACTTCTCCAATTGCCCCTATCGAGACCCTGCAGTTAGGGCAGCCGGGTTTCCTCGTCAGCGGAAGCTTCTGTGAAATGAGGCCGAAGGACGGTTCGTCATCCTCTGGCGGACTGGCCCTCAGGGTCCGCAGGCGCTCAAGAATGCGCTGATAGCGCGGATTGGGCGGCGAGACTGCCGGGGCAACCCCGAAAACGGAACCGACCATCTGCTCCAGCTCTTCCTGCACCGTGAGGCTCGCGACGATTTGTGCAGCATGCGCGCGCAGTCGCTCACGTGCCTGCGCCGGAACAAACTCGAACGGGTCGTCCTTACGGGTCGTATTCGCGATAGCCGTATGCCAGTCCTCGAGGGTCAACTCTCGATTCGCGAATGACTGCATCATCTCCTTGAGCGCGCCGGTCGCGAGCCTCGGGGAGATGTCCAAGGCACAACATGCGAACGTGCAGAAAACCGAGAGCAATCGCTCCCGGTTGCCATCGTCGTAAGCATAACGGGTGTACTGCTCCAGCCACTCTCGAAGCCCATACGGGTCCGTCGCGACATAGACCGACCCTTCGGCGCTCTGGTCAGGTTCAGATGCTCCACCGGCCGCCATGATATCGACGTAGTCTTCCAAAACTTCGGCGGCGGCTTGCGCCACCACCGCCGATACGATGGGCGCGGTAGCATCTTTTTCGAGTGTCTTGGGGAGCTTTTCAAGCATGGCATCCCATGCCTTCTGCTCTTCCGGTTCTCCCGGTCTGTCCTTGCCGCTTTCCTTTTTCTGCGAATCGACAATGACAAGCTTGCTACGAGGGCCGCCTGCGAGCGCCGAATTCGACAGGATGCGTGCCGTCAGCTTTCTGAACGCGGCTGCCATGGCCTGTTCCGCGGTGATGGGAGGCACGCCAAGCTCCGGCTGGTCCTGGGCACTCCACTCGTTTGCGGCGCGCGGCTCGATGCGCTTCTGTCCGGAGGGCGGCACCTTGGCTGCTTCGCCCTTCTTCGGCCCAGATTTTGTCTCGTCGCCGAGCGTCGTCTTAGGCTCCGGCTTGCGGTGCAGAACGGCCGTCATCCAGTTCAGGATGGGCAGCAGGTCCCGGTCGTCGGGCCGGCCTCCCTGGCGTATGCGCCTGACGGCACGGGACAGCGCCTTTTCCTGCGGATTGGCGTCGAGCTCAACCTCTACGTTCAGCCACCCGGTCACGGTGAAGTCGCCTGCCTGAAGACGCAGACGCCGCGCTCCCTCTTCATCGGCGAGCGTCTGGGCAGGCGTGACAAACGAACCATCTTCTTCAATGAGCACAGCTTCGATAGGCCCACATTCCAGCTCGTCCTCACGCCACACTTCGAAGGTGGCCAGCCGCTCATCCGGACAAGGTGAAACCGTGCCCGTGATGGTGCCGTCGGACTGCCACTGGGCGTCGAGCGCAGCCGCGGCGTGGCCAAGTTCAGGCGACTTGAAGACGCACGCCTCGAACTTCGTGTTCGCGAGGTCGTCGCCTTCCAGCGCCTTCCAGTCGAATGGCGGCTTCTCAAGCTTGCGCACGAGCGAAAGTTCGACGTTCTCAAGACCAAAAAGACTCTGGAGCGTGGCATTGACCGAACCCGTCATCACCATGCATCCGGAGGGCGAACGCACCTCGAACACTTTTGCATGGGGAAATCGGCTCAGCGCCTTGGGGTCCAATAGCGCCGGCACCACGAAGCGCGTCCCCGCGGGGAGGCTATGATGGGGGGCGACCCGAATCACGTACTCGTTGCTCACGAGCTGCGCACCCAGCGAAATTTCCGGCACACCGCACAATCCGGCCAGTTGGCATACGGCCTCGCCCTTCGGGTCAAGGTACGGTCCGTATGCCGTCAATGTGGTCGCGGTAGGAAGGTGTTCAAGAACCAGTTCCGCAAACTGGTTGCCCGCGGGCCCGTTAAGGGTGTGGATGAGCCAGGCGGTTAGGCTCTGGCGGGCGGCAGCAGGTGCGGCGGCTGCGACCTCGCGCCCACGGCGCGCGTAGTACATTAGGCTCGCGGACGCCTTGGCGGACAGTCCCGGAGTCTGCGCAAACAGTTCAGCGAACGCCGCGAAGGCTTCGAACACCAGCGGGTGCTCAAGCGCATTCACGGAGTCGAGCACTTCGAGGTTGGAATTCTGTCCGCGCGTCGTCAGGTTCCCGCTACCGACCACAATGACGTCATCGCCGGAGCCGCGCTCAAGGTAGGCAATCTTCGGGTGGAAGAATCCGCCCGATGCCTGTCGGACTGGGATGACGCGATAGTAAGTCCCGGCATAGAGACTCGACGTCTCGTCCGTGGACTTGCATGCTTCACGAGAGTCGACGAGGAGGTCGACCTTATGGCAGCCAGAGACCCTAAGCAAGGGCAGGCAGAAGGACTCAAACCAGTTGGCGCTGAAGGTAAACGTCGTGAACATCGCGCGGCGCGGCCGCGCCTCGTCGATGATGGCCTGTAGTCTCGTCTGCATGCTCTTCCCCGATGGCCGCTTCGATGCGGCCTTTTTATCGCGCCGCCGTGATTTTAGACTTCGGCAATCAAGGTGTCATCTCTTCCCGCTGCCTCTGAGTCATTAGGCTCTAGTCGATTTACCCCTTAAATTTCGGTACCGCCACCGACAAATTCAATTGGCAAGGAAGGGTTTGGATACCGACAACACGTTGCAGGCCTTCTAACAATGCGAAAACTGGCAGTCTCCGGGAAGAACGTCAAAGATGCAGCAAGTGTGCATCGCGTCGGGATGACCTGCGTTGCACCGCAAAGTCAACCGCGCGCATCGGGCATATATCCACGTACTCTCGCCCACCCTTTTCCCTGAAGCGCCTTGAGCAGGCTGTCGTTACCTGAATCGACAACGTCGCGGACACGCTGCCAACGCTTATAAACAGGCGTGTCGCGGACATTGTCGACAGGCGCGCTTCCGTAGTGTCCGGCTTTCACCGCAGTAATCGCTGACGCCACCGCAGCGACAACCACGTCGAGCGGGTCACGCCGAACCTTCCCTGCTATGGCCAACTTCTCGAGCGCAGCGTCGAGTTCATGAATCGTTGAAGCATAGATGTCGCAGCCGGTCTCGGAGACCTGTCTGCCTGCGTCTGTGAGCAATCGCAGCGCCTCTTCAAGGCGCCAACGCGGGTCACGTTCGCGCTCTTCTCGCGCGCGGCGCTCCTCCTCCGCCAACCGACGCGATTCCTCCGCAGCCTTCCGGGCCGGAAACACGACCTTGTTTTCAACATACGTAGTTTCCTCTGGCGAAAGCTTGGCAGCCAAGTCCCGAGGAATTTCGAGGGCGTTGGCGGGCAGACTGCCCACAAACTCCTGCGTGCTGTAACCGTATTCATTGCCGTCAGCGCCCTTGCGGACATATTGCGAGCGGTACAGGGAGAAGCGGTTGTCGCGTTTCTTTGCGTGCATTTTCGTGTCTCCACGAGAGTAAGGGATGCACGGTATAGAGACCCGCGACAAAGCGATTGGTAACACGGAGTGCGCCTAAAACGTATCCTGCGCGCATAGCAGTCGTGCACGATGGATAACACCGCGTTTGGAAACGCGCGACACCGGGATACGCGACGAGGGAACCCTTAGCATCGGTCAGTGCGTCAACTATAAGACGCCCGGCCCGACGGCACCGGACATGCGCTCTTCGGTGGACGAGCGGACGGACGGCGCGGCGTGCAGCCGCGGGCATCGATGGCGGAGATGGCGCGTATGCGGGACACAGCGGCATTGTGTGCACGGTTATGGGAGAAGAGCTGCTCGCGACCGGGACCGGCAAGGCGGTGCGAACCCCGCCGCCGGCCCAGCGCGTGCCGACATTGTGGGCACGTGCAAGCGCGACAGCGCGCAGCAATGTATTGGCGCGGGGTCCCCGCGCTGCGTCGATGAGTCTGTTGATTGCGCAGCGCGGGGCAGCCGGGAACGCACGGCATGCTGAGAGAAGAGTTGGTGTCGCCGACCATGAAGGACGTCGGGCATCGCAAAAACGGTATGGGCGGCGGCGGGGTTCGCACCGGCGCAGCCGGTCGGAGAGAACAGTCGCTTTGACGGACGTCGCGACGGATACATCGGTGCTGCGCGCCCCAAGCGCGCAAGGCTGGTCGAGGGGAAGAGACAGTTGACCCCTGCCCTCGCCCGGCCGGGCGACGAATCTTTGATTCGACCAACATGAGCCGGCGCACATGGTGGGCAGCTTTATGGAGGGAGGTAGCGAAGCGTCTCTATAGGAAGGACCACCACCATGTGCGCGACGAAACGAGCGATGGGCCGGTGGCCTCGAGAACGCAAACTTCCCGGAGCAACATCAATGCGCCAATCCACCGCGACACCAAACATCACGACCGACGATACTGCCGTCGGCATCTCTGCGGCATCGCCGACAGCAACCACGGATTCTATCGCCGGCAGTACAGCGATACCGCCGCCGGTATCGCACGCGACTCATTCCAGCGACACCGGGGCATCGGTGCCCGCATCCATCGCCGCACATCTTGGCAACACCGAGACACGCGCGGAGGTATCCACGCACGACACCGCGAGCATACGCGTGCCACGCAAAATCGACCGCGGCCTCGTCGCTGTCATTCCGCCGAACCAACTCCGCCTCGCCATTCGCCTTCGCGCGCTATCGTTGGCGAATCGCTTCCGCGTGATTCGGACGATTGACGTCGCAATCGCGTGCTTTCCAGAGCGTCCGTTTAAGGCTGCGTTGACGGCTGCACAGCGCGCCATGCGCGCAATGACAAAAGCGAAGCTGCTGCTTCGTTACCGCACAGACCGCTTCCAACATGTGTACGGCTTGACCGAGGCCGGCGCACAATGGCTCTATGACCACGGCATCGACGCCGCCGCGTCGGTGCGGCGACTCGCCGACATGTCAAATCCGGAGCACTCGCTTTGGATGCATTTCATCACCGTCGCCTGCGAGGTACGAGGCTTGACTGCGCATACGGAATCGGAAGCGCTTCAGCATCTGAATCGCGACCGTGCGTCGGGCGCCTCCGTAAAACAGGGCTTCGTGTCGGTCCTTGCTCGCAACAGGAAGCGCATCCTGCGACCCGATGTGCTTTGCTACGAGCCCGACGGCGTCACATGGTACGAGATTGACCGCAGCAAACGTGGAGCGGACCGGGAGGCGTCGCTCGCCGCGTTGACGCATTGCGTCGGCGGCACGATTGCCACGGGCGAAGTCTTACGCCGCGTTGTCGTACATGCAAAAACTGAACGCATTCTCAAGCGGGGTTTGGCCATCCTGCGCGCGCAAGAAAGCGCGTCGAAAAGGCCGCACGCGCTGACTGACCGCACGTTTCGTGAAATCAATGAAGGCATGTTTGAGGTATGGGCTGAAATAGAGCAGCGTCTGCCGGATGGGCGCATCGGTATCGTCGAGCGCTGCGTCGGTCAAGTCATCATTCAGCTTTTGCCTACATGGCTCCCGAAAGTCAGACTGGATGCCAAAAACAAACAGCCTTTGAGCGGCTGGCTCGGAGAAAACTACCTGCCGTATCGGCGGCCAGAGGCTCTCGGACCGTGGCCACGCCCTGCTTCCCCGCTGCGCAATGCAACTACCGAGGCGACTTTGTAGCGCTCTCTATACGGGGCGATGGGACATCCATCGACAATCGATTGCGAAGGACATAGACATGCAAGCATTTGGAAATGTGGCGACGGCGCCGGCTCGGAAGGAAACCAAGTCGACAGGGAAAGGATATTTCGAGTTCCGGATGTGCGAAAGTCAACGCGGCACCGACACGGACCCGACGTGGTTCACGGTGCGCGTAATGAAGGACGTAGACCCGGGCTTGGCGAAAGGTGACTTCGTCAAGGTAACCGGCAAGCTAAAGGCAGACTTTTACGTCTCACGAGAAGGTAAGCCCACAGGAACGTTGTTGGTCATCGCGTTCGAGGCAGCGAAGATTGCCAAACCCACGGCCGCGCCGGTGGCTACGGCCGAAGCAGCGCAAGAAGCGTAGGCCACGGATTTGATTGCAGCCACCCTCGCGAGGGTGGCTTTTATCTTCGATAGTCGTCCGGTCAAGCAGCGCGCCAGCTTAGCTGTGCACAGGCTCCCCGGCCAGGGGCCGGGTCCATCGCTATCGCCGGGTTTGCGACTTGCCCCCTCTAAAGCGCCCTCAACTCAATCTAAAACGGCGGCTGCGCCAAATATAAACGTAGGGTCGCTATACGCCGGACACATGACGCAAGCCGGACGAACACAGGTGCGATGTCGCACGGCGACCGCGGGACATGTGATTACATTGAATCAAGGACATTACCGTGTATACCCAAGCCGCCGAGAAGCACTTCAATTTCGACCATTTAACGCATGTGACCCTCGCTACAGGTCACACCGGCGCCGCACACTCGGACTCCGTCTCGACTGAAGTGCGCGCGTACTTCGCTCCATTGATTGCCACGGCCCTCGCGAGCGGCGAGCCGGTCGCTGTTCCTCTAGTCGCGCCAAACGCCTTCATGACGATTTGCAAGGAAGATGGTGCGTACCGTACATGCCTCCTCGCCCGCGACGGTGGCGCACTTGTGCCGGTCGTCACATTCGGCATATCACTCGCGCCTCCCCAAGGCGCTCTTCTCTGGCAGAGACTGAACTCGGAGTTGCTTCTTGCGTCCGCGAATAGTGCGCGTCCGCCCAAATCACCGTGGATTGCAGTCCGTCTCGAACTTGCCGCCCTCCGTCACATCGGTGTCGTCGCCGCGGCAGGTGAGTTTGAACGCAGCATTGCGTGGACGCTAGCTACTCACATTGTCCAGACCCAGGCGCAATCCCCTCCCGCGAACGACCTTCACGCGACGGCGACCAGCGGACAGCCGATGGCCGAGCG from Caballeronia sp. Lep1P3 harbors:
- a CDS encoding single-stranded DNA-binding protein: MQAFGNVATAPARKETKSTGKGYFEFRMCESQRGTDTDPTWFTVRVMKDVDPGLAKGDFVKVTGKLKADFYVSREGKPTGTLLVIAFEAAKIAKPTAAPVATAEAAQEA